From Zingiber officinale cultivar Zhangliang chromosome 5B, Zo_v1.1, whole genome shotgun sequence, the proteins below share one genomic window:
- the LOC121985710 gene encoding probable protein phosphatase 2C 33 isoform X2, protein MATDVRPRDPSIQPPMVPLATLIGREIRGGKSQKPSIKYGHAAFAKRGEDYFLLRPVCFRAPGDPASLFSVFAIFDGHNGASAAVFAKEHLLDHVMSTIPQGIGREEWLEALPRALVAGFVKADTEFQRKGETSGTTATLVVIDGWTVTVASVGDSRCILDSLDGVVSLLTVDHRLEENVEERERVTASGGEVGRLNLCGGKEIGPLRCWPGGLCLSRSIGDTDVGEFIVPIPHVKQVKLSAAGGRLIIASDGIWDALPSELAAKACRGLPAELAAKLVVKEALRKSGLKDDTTCLVVDIIPPDCTFVQPSILKQQNKFRSLLFGKKSKNGAGKPTKLSSVGAVEELFEEGSAMLEERLGKNISSMENSGNQRCAICQADQVQDDDQLVHSSDSFPATSRPWEGPYLCHDCRRKKDAMEGKRPRKSTMSR, encoded by the exons ATGGCAACCGACGTACGGCCACGAGATCCGAGCATTCAGCCCCCAATGGTACCCCTGGCAACCCTCATCGGCCGGGAGATCCGAGGCGGCAAGTCTCAGAAGCCATCCATTAAGTATGGCCACGCCGCTTTCGCTAAGAGGGGGGAAGATTACTTCCTTCTGAGGCCCGTCTGCTTCCGGGCTCCTGGCGACCCCGCGTCCTTGTTCTCGGTGTTCGCG ATCTTTGACgggcacaatggagcttctgctGCTGTGTTTGCAAAAGAGCACCTTTTGGATCACGTCATGAGCACGATTCCTCAGGGAATTGGTAGAGAAGAGTGGCTTGAAGCCCTTCCTCGGGCACTTGTCGCTGGTTTTGTTAAGGCAGACACCGAGTTCCAGCGCAAAG GGGAGACTTCTGGGACAACGGCGACACTCGTTGTCATCGATGGTTGGACTGTGACAGTTGCATCTGTAGGTGATTCTCGCTGCATACTGGATTCACTGGATGGCGTAGTTTCGTTGCTAACGGTCGACCATAGACTGGAAGAGAATGTTGAGGAGAGAGAACGTGTTACTGCCAGTGGTGGGGAGGTTGGAAGACTTAACCTTTGTGGAGGGAAAGAG ATTGGGCCACTCCGATGCTGGCCTGGTGGGCTATGCCTTTCGAGGTCAATTGGAGATACAGATGTAGGCGAGTTCATTGTCCCAATTCCTCATGTGAAGCAAGTGAAG CTTTCAGCTGCTGGAGGACGGTTAATAATTGCTTCTGACGGCATTTGGGATGCTCTTCCATCTGAGCTAGCTGCCAAAGCTTGCCGAGGACTTCCTGCAGAACTTGCTGCGAAGCTTGTTGTCAAG GAAGCTTTACGAAAAAGTGGGCTAAAAGATGACACAACTTGCCTAGTTGTTGATATCATTCCACCAGATTGTACATTTGTACAACCTTCAATACTAAAGCAGCAAAACAAATTCAGATCCCTCCTTTTCGGGAAGAAGTCGAAGAATGGTGCTGGTAAACCTACCAAACTGTCTTCTGTTGGAGCTGTGGAGGAATTGTTTGAGGAAGGGTCGGCTATGCTGGAAGAAAG ACTGGGAAAGAACATCTCGTCGATGGAGAACTCAGGGAATCAACGCTGTGCTATTTGCCAGGCAGACCAAGTACAAGATGACGATCAATTAGTTCATTCCAGTGATTCTTTTCCTGCAACATCAAGGCCGTGGGAGGGTCCATACCTCTGCCATGATTGCCGGAGAAAGAAAGACGCCATGGAGGGAAAACGGCCTCGCAAATCAACGATGTCAAGGTGA
- the LOC121985710 gene encoding probable protein phosphatase 2C 33 isoform X1 has product MATDVRPRDPSIQPPMVPLATLIGREIRGGKSQKPSIKYGHAAFAKRGEDYFLLRPVCFRAPGDPASLFSVFAIFDGHNGASAAVFAKEHLLDHVMSTIPQGIGREEWLEALPRALVAGFVKADTEFQRKGETSGTTATLVVIDGWTVTVASVGDSRCILDSLDGVVSLLTVDHRLEENVEERERVTASGGEVGRLNLCGGKEIGPLRCWPGGLCLSRSIGDTDVGEFIVPIPHVKQVKLSAAGGRLIIASDGIWDALPSELAAKACRGLPAELAAKLVVKVITNEALRKSGLKDDTTCLVVDIIPPDCTFVQPSILKQQNKFRSLLFGKKSKNGAGKPTKLSSVGAVEELFEEGSAMLEERLGKNISSMENSGNQRCAICQADQVQDDDQLVHSSDSFPATSRPWEGPYLCHDCRRKKDAMEGKRPRKSTMSR; this is encoded by the exons ATGGCAACCGACGTACGGCCACGAGATCCGAGCATTCAGCCCCCAATGGTACCCCTGGCAACCCTCATCGGCCGGGAGATCCGAGGCGGCAAGTCTCAGAAGCCATCCATTAAGTATGGCCACGCCGCTTTCGCTAAGAGGGGGGAAGATTACTTCCTTCTGAGGCCCGTCTGCTTCCGGGCTCCTGGCGACCCCGCGTCCTTGTTCTCGGTGTTCGCG ATCTTTGACgggcacaatggagcttctgctGCTGTGTTTGCAAAAGAGCACCTTTTGGATCACGTCATGAGCACGATTCCTCAGGGAATTGGTAGAGAAGAGTGGCTTGAAGCCCTTCCTCGGGCACTTGTCGCTGGTTTTGTTAAGGCAGACACCGAGTTCCAGCGCAAAG GGGAGACTTCTGGGACAACGGCGACACTCGTTGTCATCGATGGTTGGACTGTGACAGTTGCATCTGTAGGTGATTCTCGCTGCATACTGGATTCACTGGATGGCGTAGTTTCGTTGCTAACGGTCGACCATAGACTGGAAGAGAATGTTGAGGAGAGAGAACGTGTTACTGCCAGTGGTGGGGAGGTTGGAAGACTTAACCTTTGTGGAGGGAAAGAG ATTGGGCCACTCCGATGCTGGCCTGGTGGGCTATGCCTTTCGAGGTCAATTGGAGATACAGATGTAGGCGAGTTCATTGTCCCAATTCCTCATGTGAAGCAAGTGAAG CTTTCAGCTGCTGGAGGACGGTTAATAATTGCTTCTGACGGCATTTGGGATGCTCTTCCATCTGAGCTAGCTGCCAAAGCTTGCCGAGGACTTCCTGCAGAACTTGCTGCGAAGCTTGTTGTCAAGGTGATCACAAAT GAAGCTTTACGAAAAAGTGGGCTAAAAGATGACACAACTTGCCTAGTTGTTGATATCATTCCACCAGATTGTACATTTGTACAACCTTCAATACTAAAGCAGCAAAACAAATTCAGATCCCTCCTTTTCGGGAAGAAGTCGAAGAATGGTGCTGGTAAACCTACCAAACTGTCTTCTGTTGGAGCTGTGGAGGAATTGTTTGAGGAAGGGTCGGCTATGCTGGAAGAAAG ACTGGGAAAGAACATCTCGTCGATGGAGAACTCAGGGAATCAACGCTGTGCTATTTGCCAGGCAGACCAAGTACAAGATGACGATCAATTAGTTCATTCCAGTGATTCTTTTCCTGCAACATCAAGGCCGTGGGAGGGTCCATACCTCTGCCATGATTGCCGGAGAAAGAAAGACGCCATGGAGGGAAAACGGCCTCGCAAATCAACGATGTCAAGGTGA
- the LOC121985712 gene encoding GDSL esterase/lipase At1g28600-like, giving the protein MAAAPPHRLVSFLLSFSLALPLVAAECFTSIYSFGDSLADTGNAIRLGSLGGPTGNLPYGRTFFQRPTGRFSDGRLMIDFIAQGLGLPLVPPYLGGGSGEDFRKGVNFAVAGATALDLSFFRAKGIQATWTDRSLHVQIGLFKQLLPSIFPGHDPKDVLNSSLILMGEIGGNDYNHPFFQRRTVEEIRTFVPDVIGSISSAINELISLGAKTMLVPGNFPIGCVPVYLDIYKTENVEYYESETSCIKWLNELSQYHNRLLKEELDRLWKLHPQVKIIYANYYDAMLSFFRAPHVFGFKFPLRACCGSDGPYGVNPNAACGHINAKVCSDPSRSVSWDGIHLTEAAYGAIANSLLEGPHADPPLKQACLGIQLNDVYDF; this is encoded by the exons ATGGCCGCGGCTCCGCCTCATCGGCTCGTTTCTTTCTtgctctccttctccctcgcgcTCCCCCTCGTCGCCGCCGAATGCTTCACCTCCATCTACAGCTTCGGCGACTCCCTGGCCGACACCGGCAACGCCATCCGCCTCGGCTCCCTGGGCGGCCCCACCGGGAACCTCCCCTACGGACGCACCTTCTTCCAGCGCCCCACCGGCCGCTTCTCCGACGGCCGCCTCATGATCGACTTTATCG CGCAAGGATTGGGGTTGCCTCTGGTGCCGCCGTATCTCGGCGGAGGGAGCGGCGAGGATTTCCGGAAAGGGGTTAACTTCGCGGTCGCTGGAGCCACTGCGCTCGATCTGTCCTTCTTTAGAGCCAAGGGGATTCAAGCTACCTGGACCGACAGATCCTTGCATGTGCAGATCGGGTTGTTCAAGCAATTGTTGCCTTCGATTTTTCCTGGTCACG ATCCGAAAGATGTATTGAATAGTTCATTAATCTTGATGGGAGAGATTGGTGGGAATGACTACAACCATCCATTCTTCCAACGAAGAACAGTGGAGGAAATAAGAACCTTTGTTCCTGACGTAATTGGTTCAATTAGTTCAGCGATCAAC GAGTTAATCAGTCTTGGGGCAAAGACAATGTTGGTTCCGGGAAACTTCCCGATTGGATGTGTGCCTGTGTATTTAGATATCTACAAGACTGAGAATGTTGAATACTATGAGTCAGAAACAAGTTGCATCAAATGGTTGAATGAGCTCTCTCAGTACCATAACCGCTTGCTCAAGGAGGAGTTGGATCGGCTTTGGAAGCTTCATCCACAAGTGAAGATTATTTATGCTAATTACTATGATGCCATGCTAAGCTTCTTCCGTGCTCCACATGTCTTCG GATTTAAGTTTCCTCTACGTGCATGCTGCGGAAGCGATGGCCCATATGGCGTCAACCCAAATGCTGCTTGTGGCCACATAAATGCAAAGGTTTGCAGCGATCCATCTCGCTCAGTCTCCTGGGATGGCATTCACCTGACCGAGGCAGCTTATGGAGCAATTGCAAATAGCTTATTAGAAGGACCACATGCTGACCCTCCCTTAAAGCAGGCATGCTTAGGCATCCAACTGAATGATGTTTATGACTTCTAG
- the LOC121985715 gene encoding vesicle-associated membrane protein 721, protein MGQQTLIYSFVARGTVILSEYTEFTGNFTSIASQCLQKLPAANNKFTYNCDGHTFNYLVEDGYTYCVVAVEAAGRQIPIAFLERVKEDFTKRYGGGKAATAAANSLNREFGSKLKEHMQYCVDNPEEISKLAKVKAQVSEVKGVMMENIEKVLDRGEKIELLVDKTENLRSQAQDFRQQGTKMRRKMWLQNMKIKLIVLAIIIALILIIILSVCHGFKC, encoded by the exons ATGGGGCAGCAGACTCTCATCTACAGCTTCGTCGCGCGGGGGacggtgatcctgtccgagtacACCGAGTTCACCGGAAATTTCACCAGCATCGCCTCCCAGTGCCTCCAGAAACTTCCCGCCGCCAACAACAAGTTCACCTACAACTGCGACGGTCACACATTCAACTACCTCGTTGAGGACGGCTACA CATATTGTGTAGTTGCAGTTGAGGCAGCTGGCAGGCAAATTCCCATTGCTTTCCTTGAGAGAGTTAAGGAGGACTTCACTAAAAGATATGGAGGAGGAAAAGCTGCAACAGCTGCAGCCAACAGTTTAAACCGAGAGTTCGG GTCCAAGCTTAAAGAGCACATGCAATACTGTGTGGACAACCCTGAGGAGATCAGCAAGCTGGCAAAAGTGAAAGCTCAAGTTTCTGAAGTAAAAGGAGTCATGATGGAGAATATTGAGAAG GTGCTTGATCGTGGTGAGAAAATTGAACTACTAGTTGATAAAACTGAAAACCTTCGCTCCCAG GCACAAGATTTCAGGCAGCAAGGAACAAAAATGAGAAGGAAAATGTGGCTACAGAACATGAAGATTAAGCTGATTGTTTTGGCGATCATTATCGCCCTAATTCTGATCATTATCCTGTCCGTTTGCCATGGCTTCAAATGCTGA
- the LOC121985713 gene encoding beta-glucuronosyltransferase GlcAT14B-like: MKAAFNSLHGRQAVMAADRKWIAPLAVGATVSLVLLLFLTTLSSPDVPLSLLPLSLLPSALLSHPFTAFYAPVYVESKLRQTPPSSSVGTSPPPPRLAYLISGTVGDGNMIKRVLLALYHPANCYVVHLDLEAPAEERDDLRDYVASHPLFAAVGNVRMITKANLVTYRGPTMVANTLHAAAILLKEGGDWDWFINLSASDYPLVPQDDLLHMFSYLPRDLNFIDHTSNIGWKEFQRAKPIIIDPGLYLTKKADVFWIPQRRSVPTAFKLFTGSAWMALSHSFVDYCIWGWDNLPRTVFMYYANFISSPEGYFHTVVCNAQEYRNTTVNHDLHFIAWDNPPKQHPHYLNLNDMSRLVDSNAPFARKFRRDHPILDKIDAELLFRRPDMIVPGGWCAGSKENGSDPCLVVGNTTILRPGPGAIRLEQLMLSLLSDKNFRPRQCK, encoded by the exons ATGAAGGCGGCCTTCAACTCCCTGCACGGGCGGCAGGCAGTGATGGCGGCGGACCGGAAGTGGATAGCCCCTTTGGCCGTCGGCGCCACCGTCTCCCTGgtgcttctcctcttcctcaccacaCTCTCCTCTCCGGACGTCCCCCTCTCCCTGCTCCCTCTCTCCCTGCTCCCCTCCGCGCTACTATCACACCCTTTCACCGCCTTCTACGCCCCTGTGTACGTCGAGTCCAAGCTCCGTCAGACCCCTCCCTCCTCCTCCGTGGGCACCTCCCCGCCACCACCCCGCCTCGCATACCTTATCTCCGGAACCGTCGGCGATGGCAACATGATCAAGCGCGTCCTTCTCGCCCTTTACCACCCCGCCAATTGCTACGTGGTTCACCTCGATCTGGAGGCCCCCGCCGAGGAACGCGATGATTTAAGGGATTACGTCGCTAGCCATCCGCTCTTTGCTGCCGTCGGGAACGTCAGGATGATCACGAAGGCCAATCTTGTCACGTACCGGGGGCCGACCATGGTGGCGAATACTCTCCATGCCGCGGCGATATTGCTAAAGGAGGGCGGGGATTGGGATTGGTTCATCAATCTCAGTGCTTCGGATTACCCCCTTGTCCCCCAGGATG ATTTGTTGCATATGTTCTCATATTTGCCAAGGGATCTCAACTTCATCGATCACACTAGTAATATTGGGTGGAAGGA GTTCCAGAGGGCGAAGCCCATAATTATAGATCCAGGGTTGTACTTGACTAAGAAAGCTGATGTCTTCTGGATTCCACAAAGGAGGAGCGTGCCCACTGCCTTCAAACTATTCACAG GTTCTGCATGGATGGCTCTCTCTCATTCTTTCGTTGACTATTGCATCTGGGGTTGGGACAACCTTCCACGAACTGTCTTCATGTACTATGCCAATTTCATCTCCTCACCAGAAGGTTACTTCCATACTGTCGTATGCAATGCACAGGAATACCGCAATACCACTGTCAACCATGACCTCCACTTCATTGCATGGGACAATCCGCCAAAGCAGCATCCTCACTACCTCAACCTTAATGATATGTCACGCTTGGTAGATAGCAACGCACCATTTGCACGCAAATTTCGAAGGGATCATCCTATACTCGACAAGATAGACGCTGAACTGTTATTTCGTAGGCCAGATATGATTGTTCCCGGAGGGTGGTGTGCAGGTAGTAAAGAAAATGGCAGCGACCCTTGCCTGGTTGTGGGAAACACAACCATTCTTCGACCTGGCCCTGGTGCGATCAGGCTCGAGCAACTTATGCTATCACTTTTATCAGATAAGAACTTCCGCCCAAGGCAGTGCAAGTAA